A genomic segment from Takifugu rubripes chromosome 20, fTakRub1.2, whole genome shotgun sequence encodes:
- the crtc1b gene encoding CREB-regulated transcription coactivator 1b isoform X2 — translation MASSNNPRKFSEKIALHNQKQAEETAAFEEVMKDLNVTRAARLQLQKTQYLQLGQNRGQYYGGSLPNVNQIGNGNIDLPFQNSVLDTSRTTRHHGLVERVYRDRNRISSPHRRPLSVDKHGRQIDSCPYSSVYLSPPPDTSWRRTNSDSALHQSAMNPKPQEVFAGGSQELQPKRVPGTEKSESNADKDSQEQSWDDKKDDSSTSNTCEVPGINIFPSPDQELNPSVLPAAHNTGGSLPDLTNIQFPPPLSTPLDPEDTVTFPSLSSSNSTGSLTTNLTHLGISVASHGIPTSSQTTMTATAQRRQPPVVPLTLTSDLTLQQSPQQLSPTLSSPINITQVMPVESLTLEQQLAQYPLFNQLTAQAQAQLLSELQKQQQALSQGIQLITLPTLGSPGTAPGSSPSPDSQSQTTASISVNSYRNQTGSPATQSPTSPVSNQGFSPGSSPQHIPVVGSIFGDSFYDQQLALRQTNALSHQLEQFNMIENPISSTSLYNQCSTLNYTQAAMMGLTGSSLQDSQQLGYGNHGNIPNIILTVTGESPPSLSKELTNSLAGVGDVSFDPDTQFPLDELKIDPLTLDGLHMLNDPDMVLADPATEDTFRMDRL, via the exons ATGGCGTCCTCTAACAATCCTCGCAAATTTAGCGAAAAAATCGCACTGCATAACCAGAAACAAGCAGAGGAGACTGCTGCGTTCGAAGAAGTGATGAAGGACCTGAACGTCACAAGGGCTGCCCGG CTGCAGTTACAGAAGACCCAGTATTTGCAACTAGGGCAGAATCGTGGACAGTACTATGGAGGCTCACTGCCCAATGTCAATCAGATTGGAAATGGCAACATTGACCTGCCTTTTCAG AACTCGGTGCTGGATACAAGTCGGACAACTAGGCACCACGGGCTGGTGGAGCGAGTGTATCGCGACCGGAATCGCATCAGCTCTCCTCATAGACGACCATTGTCAGTCGACAAACATGGACGCCAG ATTGACAGCTGTCCTTACAGCTCAGTTTACCTCTCCCCACCACCTGACACTAGCTGGAGGAG GACAAACTCAGACTCAGCTTTACATCAGAGTGCCATGAATCCAAAGCCCCAGGAAGTGTTTGCTGGGGGGTCGCAGGAGCTGCAGCCCAAACGAG TGCCTGGAACCGAAAAATCGGAATCAAACGCAGACAAAGATTCGCAGGAGCAGTCGTGGGATGACAAAAAG GATGATTCATCGACATCCAACACATGTGAGGTCCCGGGAATCAA tatTTTTCCATCACCAGACCAGGAGTTAAACCCCTCCGTGCTTCCAGCCGCGCACAACACCGGCGGTTCACTCCCCGACCTGACCAACATCCAGTTCCCTCCTCCACTGTCCACCCCACTGGACCCCGAGGACACCGTCACCTtcccctccctcagctcctctaACAGCACAGGCAGTCTGACTACCAACCTCACCCACCTGGGCATCAGTGTGGCCAGCCATG gGATTCCCACTTCCTCTCAAACCACCATGACAGCAACAGCACAGCGGCGGCAACCACCCGTGGtccccctcaccctcacctctgacctgactCTTCAACAGTCCCCCCAGCAGCTTTCACCCACCCTCTCCTCACCCATTAACATCACACAG GTCATGCCCGTGGAGTCGCTGacgctggagcagcagctggctcAGTACCCGTTGTTCAACCAGCTGacagctcaggctcaggctcagctGCTCAGcgagctgcagaagcagcagcaggctctGTCACAGGGCATCCAGCTCATCACCCTACCAACTCTCGGCTCGCCCGGCACAGCCCCGGGCAGCAGCCCCTCCCCGGAcagccagagccagaccacTGCCAGCATCAGCGTCAACTCG TACCGCAATCAGACTGGCTCACCAGCCACTCAGTCTCCAACCTCCCCAGTCTCCAATCAAGGCTTCTCCCCCGGCAGCTCGCCTCAA caCATTCCTGTGGTGGGCAGTATATTTGGGGACTCCTTCTATGATCAGCAGTTGGCTCTGAGGCAGACCAATGCCCTTTCTCATCAG cTGGAGCAGTTCAATATGATAGAGAACCCCATCAGCTCCACCAGCCTGTACAATCAGTGCTCCACCCTTAATTACACACAGGCAGCCATGATGGGCCTCACCGGGAGCAGCCTGCAGGACTCGCAGCAGCTCGGCTACGGCAATCACGGCAACATCCCCAACATCATACTGACAG TCACAGGGGAGTCTCCGCCGAGCCTCTCCAAAGAGCTGACCAACTCATTGGCCGGCGTCGGCGACGTCAGCTTTGATCCAGACACGCAGTTTCCTCTGGACGAGCTGAAGATCGACCCGCTGACCTTGGACGGCCTGCACATGCTCAACGACCCAGACATGGTGCTGGCAGACCCCGCCACAGAGGACACGTTCAGGATGGACAGGCTGTAA
- the crtc1b gene encoding CREB-regulated transcription coactivator 1b isoform X1, which produces MASSNNPRKFSEKIALHNQKQAEETAAFEEVMKDLNVTRAARLQLQKTQYLQLGQNRGQYYGGSLPNVNQIGNGNIDLPFQNSVLDTSRTTRHHGLVERVYRDRNRISSPHRRPLSVDKHGRQIDSCPYSSVYLSPPPDTSWRRTNSDSALHQSAMNPKPQEVFAGGSQELQPKRALLLTVPGTEKSESNADKDSQEQSWDDKKDDSSTSNTCEVPGINIFPSPDQELNPSVLPAAHNTGGSLPDLTNIQFPPPLSTPLDPEDTVTFPSLSSSNSTGSLTTNLTHLGISVASHGIPTSSQTTMTATAQRRQPPVVPLTLTSDLTLQQSPQQLSPTLSSPINITQVMPVESLTLEQQLAQYPLFNQLTAQAQAQLLSELQKQQQALSQGIQLITLPTLGSPGTAPGSSPSPDSQSQTTASISVNSYRNQTGSPATQSPTSPVSNQGFSPGSSPQHIPVVGSIFGDSFYDQQLALRQTNALSHQLEQFNMIENPISSTSLYNQCSTLNYTQAAMMGLTGSSLQDSQQLGYGNHGNIPNIILTVTGESPPSLSKELTNSLAGVGDVSFDPDTQFPLDELKIDPLTLDGLHMLNDPDMVLADPATEDTFRMDRL; this is translated from the exons ATGGCGTCCTCTAACAATCCTCGCAAATTTAGCGAAAAAATCGCACTGCATAACCAGAAACAAGCAGAGGAGACTGCTGCGTTCGAAGAAGTGATGAAGGACCTGAACGTCACAAGGGCTGCCCGG CTGCAGTTACAGAAGACCCAGTATTTGCAACTAGGGCAGAATCGTGGACAGTACTATGGAGGCTCACTGCCCAATGTCAATCAGATTGGAAATGGCAACATTGACCTGCCTTTTCAG AACTCGGTGCTGGATACAAGTCGGACAACTAGGCACCACGGGCTGGTGGAGCGAGTGTATCGCGACCGGAATCGCATCAGCTCTCCTCATAGACGACCATTGTCAGTCGACAAACATGGACGCCAG ATTGACAGCTGTCCTTACAGCTCAGTTTACCTCTCCCCACCACCTGACACTAGCTGGAGGAG GACAAACTCAGACTCAGCTTTACATCAGAGTGCCATGAATCCAAAGCCCCAGGAAGTGTTTGCTGGGGGGTCGCAGGAGCTGCAGCCCAAACGAG CACTGCTGCTAACAGTGCCTGGAACCGAAAAATCGGAATCAAACGCAGACAAAGATTCGCAGGAGCAGTCGTGGGATGACAAAAAG GATGATTCATCGACATCCAACACATGTGAGGTCCCGGGAATCAA tatTTTTCCATCACCAGACCAGGAGTTAAACCCCTCCGTGCTTCCAGCCGCGCACAACACCGGCGGTTCACTCCCCGACCTGACCAACATCCAGTTCCCTCCTCCACTGTCCACCCCACTGGACCCCGAGGACACCGTCACCTtcccctccctcagctcctctaACAGCACAGGCAGTCTGACTACCAACCTCACCCACCTGGGCATCAGTGTGGCCAGCCATG gGATTCCCACTTCCTCTCAAACCACCATGACAGCAACAGCACAGCGGCGGCAACCACCCGTGGtccccctcaccctcacctctgacctgactCTTCAACAGTCCCCCCAGCAGCTTTCACCCACCCTCTCCTCACCCATTAACATCACACAG GTCATGCCCGTGGAGTCGCTGacgctggagcagcagctggctcAGTACCCGTTGTTCAACCAGCTGacagctcaggctcaggctcagctGCTCAGcgagctgcagaagcagcagcaggctctGTCACAGGGCATCCAGCTCATCACCCTACCAACTCTCGGCTCGCCCGGCACAGCCCCGGGCAGCAGCCCCTCCCCGGAcagccagagccagaccacTGCCAGCATCAGCGTCAACTCG TACCGCAATCAGACTGGCTCACCAGCCACTCAGTCTCCAACCTCCCCAGTCTCCAATCAAGGCTTCTCCCCCGGCAGCTCGCCTCAA caCATTCCTGTGGTGGGCAGTATATTTGGGGACTCCTTCTATGATCAGCAGTTGGCTCTGAGGCAGACCAATGCCCTTTCTCATCAG cTGGAGCAGTTCAATATGATAGAGAACCCCATCAGCTCCACCAGCCTGTACAATCAGTGCTCCACCCTTAATTACACACAGGCAGCCATGATGGGCCTCACCGGGAGCAGCCTGCAGGACTCGCAGCAGCTCGGCTACGGCAATCACGGCAACATCCCCAACATCATACTGACAG TCACAGGGGAGTCTCCGCCGAGCCTCTCCAAAGAGCTGACCAACTCATTGGCCGGCGTCGGCGACGTCAGCTTTGATCCAGACACGCAGTTTCCTCTGGACGAGCTGAAGATCGACCCGCTGACCTTGGACGGCCTGCACATGCTCAACGACCCAGACATGGTGCTGGCAGACCCCGCCACAGAGGACACGTTCAGGATGGACAGGCTGTAA
- the crtc1b gene encoding CREB-regulated transcription coactivator 1b isoform X4, whose amino-acid sequence MASSNNPRKFSEKIALHNQKQAEETAAFEEVMKDLNVTRAARNSVLDTSRTTRHHGLVERVYRDRNRISSPHRRPLSVDKHGRQIDSCPYSSVYLSPPPDTSWRRTNSDSALHQSAMNPKPQEVFAGGSQELQPKRALLLTVPGTEKSESNADKDSQEQSWDDKKDDSSTSNTCEVPGINIFPSPDQELNPSVLPAAHNTGGSLPDLTNIQFPPPLSTPLDPEDTVTFPSLSSSNSTGSLTTNLTHLGISVASHGIPTSSQTTMTATAQRRQPPVVPLTLTSDLTLQQSPQQLSPTLSSPINITQVMPVESLTLEQQLAQYPLFNQLTAQAQAQLLSELQKQQQALSQGIQLITLPTLGSPGTAPGSSPSPDSQSQTTASISVNSYRNQTGSPATQSPTSPVSNQGFSPGSSPQHIPVVGSIFGDSFYDQQLALRQTNALSHQLEQFNMIENPISSTSLYNQCSTLNYTQAAMMGLTGSSLQDSQQLGYGNHGNIPNIILTVTGESPPSLSKELTNSLAGVGDVSFDPDTQFPLDELKIDPLTLDGLHMLNDPDMVLADPATEDTFRMDRL is encoded by the exons ATGGCGTCCTCTAACAATCCTCGCAAATTTAGCGAAAAAATCGCACTGCATAACCAGAAACAAGCAGAGGAGACTGCTGCGTTCGAAGAAGTGATGAAGGACCTGAACGTCACAAGGGCTGCCCGG AACTCGGTGCTGGATACAAGTCGGACAACTAGGCACCACGGGCTGGTGGAGCGAGTGTATCGCGACCGGAATCGCATCAGCTCTCCTCATAGACGACCATTGTCAGTCGACAAACATGGACGCCAG ATTGACAGCTGTCCTTACAGCTCAGTTTACCTCTCCCCACCACCTGACACTAGCTGGAGGAG GACAAACTCAGACTCAGCTTTACATCAGAGTGCCATGAATCCAAAGCCCCAGGAAGTGTTTGCTGGGGGGTCGCAGGAGCTGCAGCCCAAACGAG CACTGCTGCTAACAGTGCCTGGAACCGAAAAATCGGAATCAAACGCAGACAAAGATTCGCAGGAGCAGTCGTGGGATGACAAAAAG GATGATTCATCGACATCCAACACATGTGAGGTCCCGGGAATCAA tatTTTTCCATCACCAGACCAGGAGTTAAACCCCTCCGTGCTTCCAGCCGCGCACAACACCGGCGGTTCACTCCCCGACCTGACCAACATCCAGTTCCCTCCTCCACTGTCCACCCCACTGGACCCCGAGGACACCGTCACCTtcccctccctcagctcctctaACAGCACAGGCAGTCTGACTACCAACCTCACCCACCTGGGCATCAGTGTGGCCAGCCATG gGATTCCCACTTCCTCTCAAACCACCATGACAGCAACAGCACAGCGGCGGCAACCACCCGTGGtccccctcaccctcacctctgacctgactCTTCAACAGTCCCCCCAGCAGCTTTCACCCACCCTCTCCTCACCCATTAACATCACACAG GTCATGCCCGTGGAGTCGCTGacgctggagcagcagctggctcAGTACCCGTTGTTCAACCAGCTGacagctcaggctcaggctcagctGCTCAGcgagctgcagaagcagcagcaggctctGTCACAGGGCATCCAGCTCATCACCCTACCAACTCTCGGCTCGCCCGGCACAGCCCCGGGCAGCAGCCCCTCCCCGGAcagccagagccagaccacTGCCAGCATCAGCGTCAACTCG TACCGCAATCAGACTGGCTCACCAGCCACTCAGTCTCCAACCTCCCCAGTCTCCAATCAAGGCTTCTCCCCCGGCAGCTCGCCTCAA caCATTCCTGTGGTGGGCAGTATATTTGGGGACTCCTTCTATGATCAGCAGTTGGCTCTGAGGCAGACCAATGCCCTTTCTCATCAG cTGGAGCAGTTCAATATGATAGAGAACCCCATCAGCTCCACCAGCCTGTACAATCAGTGCTCCACCCTTAATTACACACAGGCAGCCATGATGGGCCTCACCGGGAGCAGCCTGCAGGACTCGCAGCAGCTCGGCTACGGCAATCACGGCAACATCCCCAACATCATACTGACAG TCACAGGGGAGTCTCCGCCGAGCCTCTCCAAAGAGCTGACCAACTCATTGGCCGGCGTCGGCGACGTCAGCTTTGATCCAGACACGCAGTTTCCTCTGGACGAGCTGAAGATCGACCCGCTGACCTTGGACGGCCTGCACATGCTCAACGACCCAGACATGGTGCTGGCAGACCCCGCCACAGAGGACACGTTCAGGATGGACAGGCTGTAA
- the tmem38a gene encoding trimeric intracellular cation channel type A, translating to MEVLSVLNLGEFAQIFSKMGMFPVFDLAYYIVSILYLKYEPGSVEVSRRSPVASWLCAMLYCFGSYIVADMMLGSSPIDYFQHNSHILLASAVWYLIFYCPLNLFYKCVAFMPVKLVLVALKEVVRARKIAAGVHHAHHAYHHGFFIMVIIGYVKGSGVALISNFEQLLRGVWRPETNEILNMSFPTKASLYGAILFTLQETYWLPVSKSTLLLIFTLLMATTKVVMTARHSHGSPFSLVESWVCFLLFGSPLGGSEDNHHHHAPAVAPASPLKSKEELSEGTRKRKVKKAE from the exons ATGGAGGTGTTGTCGGTTCTGAATTTGGGCGAATTTGCCCAAATCTTCTCCAAAATGGGAATGTTTCCAGTGTTTGATCTCGCCTATTACATCGTGTCCATCCTCTACCTCAAGTATGAGCCAG GCTCGGTGGAGGTTTCCCGCAGGAGCCCAGTGGCCTCCTGGTTGTGCGCCATGCTTTATTGCTTCGGCAGCTACATCGTGGCAGACATGATGTTGGGAAGCAGCCCCATCGACTATTTCCAACACAACAGCCACATCCTGCTGGCTTCAGCCGTCTG GTATCTTATCTTTTACTGCCCGCTGAACCTCTTCTATAAATGTGTGGCTTTCATGCCCGTCAAGCTGGTGTTAGTCGCCCTGAAAGAAGTTGTCCGTGCCCGTAAGATCGCAGCGGGTGTCCACCACGCTCACCACGCCTACCACCATGGCTTCTTCATCATGGTCATTATCGGATACGTCAAAG GATCTGGAGTGGCTCTTATTTCCAATTTTGAACAGCTGCTGCGAGGTGTGTGGAGGCCCGAGACCAACGAGATCCTCAACATGTCATT CCCCACCAAAGCCAGCCTGTATGGAGCCATCCTCTTCACCCTTCAGGAGACTTATTGGCTGCCAGTGTCTAAGAGCacactcctcctcatcttcacccttTTAATGGCCACAACCAAG GTGGTGATGACCGCTCGTCACTCTCATGGCTCCCCCTTCTCCCTTGTGGAGTCCTGggtctgtttcctgttgtttggCTCCCCTCTGGGCGGATCTGAggacaaccaccaccaccacgctcCGGCTGTGGCCCCCGCCTCCCCGCTGAAGtccaaggaggagctgagcgaAGGCACACGCAAAAGGAAAGTGAAGAAAGCGGAGTAG
- the smim7 gene encoding small integral membrane protein 7, giving the protein MIGDLLIFGTLLVNAGAVLNFKLQRKESHGFGDESRPLTTGDNIREFLLSLRYFRIFIALWNIFMMFCMIVLFGS; this is encoded by the exons ATGATTGGAGATCTGTTAATATTTGG GACTTTACTAGTGAACGCAGGTGCCGTGCTGAATTTCAAACT CCAACGAAAGGAGTCTCACGGGTTTGGAGATGAGTCCAGACCACTGACAACAG GTGACAACATCAGAGAGTTTCTGCTCAGCCTGCGATACTTTCGGATTTTCATCGCTCTGTGGAACATTTTCATGATGTTCTGCATGATCGT attatttggatCATGA
- the crtc1b gene encoding CREB-regulated transcription coactivator 1b isoform X3 — translation MASSNNPRKFSEKIALHNQKQAEETAAFEEVMKDLNVTRAARLQLQKTQYLQLGQNRGQYYGGSLPNVNQIGNGNIDLPFQNSVLDTSRTTRHHGLVERVYRDRNRISSPHRRPLSVDKHGRQIDSCPYSSVYLSPPPDTSWRRTNSDSALHQSAMNPKPQEVFAGGSQELQPKRALLLTVPGTEKSESNADKDSQEQSWDDKKDDSSTSNTCEVPGINIFPSPDQELNPSVLPAAHNTGGSLPDLTNIQFPPPLSTPLDPEDTVTFPSLSSSNSTGSLTTNLTHLGISVASHGIPTSSQTTMTATAQRRQPPVVPLTLTSDLTLQQSPQQLSPTLSSPINITQVMPVESLTLEQQLAQYPLFNQLTAQAQAQLLSELQKQQQALSQGIQLITLPTLGSPGTAPGSSPSPDSQSQTTASISVNSHIPVVGSIFGDSFYDQQLALRQTNALSHQLEQFNMIENPISSTSLYNQCSTLNYTQAAMMGLTGSSLQDSQQLGYGNHGNIPNIILTVTGESPPSLSKELTNSLAGVGDVSFDPDTQFPLDELKIDPLTLDGLHMLNDPDMVLADPATEDTFRMDRL, via the exons ATGGCGTCCTCTAACAATCCTCGCAAATTTAGCGAAAAAATCGCACTGCATAACCAGAAACAAGCAGAGGAGACTGCTGCGTTCGAAGAAGTGATGAAGGACCTGAACGTCACAAGGGCTGCCCGG CTGCAGTTACAGAAGACCCAGTATTTGCAACTAGGGCAGAATCGTGGACAGTACTATGGAGGCTCACTGCCCAATGTCAATCAGATTGGAAATGGCAACATTGACCTGCCTTTTCAG AACTCGGTGCTGGATACAAGTCGGACAACTAGGCACCACGGGCTGGTGGAGCGAGTGTATCGCGACCGGAATCGCATCAGCTCTCCTCATAGACGACCATTGTCAGTCGACAAACATGGACGCCAG ATTGACAGCTGTCCTTACAGCTCAGTTTACCTCTCCCCACCACCTGACACTAGCTGGAGGAG GACAAACTCAGACTCAGCTTTACATCAGAGTGCCATGAATCCAAAGCCCCAGGAAGTGTTTGCTGGGGGGTCGCAGGAGCTGCAGCCCAAACGAG CACTGCTGCTAACAGTGCCTGGAACCGAAAAATCGGAATCAAACGCAGACAAAGATTCGCAGGAGCAGTCGTGGGATGACAAAAAG GATGATTCATCGACATCCAACACATGTGAGGTCCCGGGAATCAA tatTTTTCCATCACCAGACCAGGAGTTAAACCCCTCCGTGCTTCCAGCCGCGCACAACACCGGCGGTTCACTCCCCGACCTGACCAACATCCAGTTCCCTCCTCCACTGTCCACCCCACTGGACCCCGAGGACACCGTCACCTtcccctccctcagctcctctaACAGCACAGGCAGTCTGACTACCAACCTCACCCACCTGGGCATCAGTGTGGCCAGCCATG gGATTCCCACTTCCTCTCAAACCACCATGACAGCAACAGCACAGCGGCGGCAACCACCCGTGGtccccctcaccctcacctctgacctgactCTTCAACAGTCCCCCCAGCAGCTTTCACCCACCCTCTCCTCACCCATTAACATCACACAG GTCATGCCCGTGGAGTCGCTGacgctggagcagcagctggctcAGTACCCGTTGTTCAACCAGCTGacagctcaggctcaggctcagctGCTCAGcgagctgcagaagcagcagcaggctctGTCACAGGGCATCCAGCTCATCACCCTACCAACTCTCGGCTCGCCCGGCACAGCCCCGGGCAGCAGCCCCTCCCCGGAcagccagagccagaccacTGCCAGCATCAGCGTCAACTCG caCATTCCTGTGGTGGGCAGTATATTTGGGGACTCCTTCTATGATCAGCAGTTGGCTCTGAGGCAGACCAATGCCCTTTCTCATCAG cTGGAGCAGTTCAATATGATAGAGAACCCCATCAGCTCCACCAGCCTGTACAATCAGTGCTCCACCCTTAATTACACACAGGCAGCCATGATGGGCCTCACCGGGAGCAGCCTGCAGGACTCGCAGCAGCTCGGCTACGGCAATCACGGCAACATCCCCAACATCATACTGACAG TCACAGGGGAGTCTCCGCCGAGCCTCTCCAAAGAGCTGACCAACTCATTGGCCGGCGTCGGCGACGTCAGCTTTGATCCAGACACGCAGTTTCCTCTGGACGAGCTGAAGATCGACCCGCTGACCTTGGACGGCCTGCACATGCTCAACGACCCAGACATGGTGCTGGCAGACCCCGCCACAGAGGACACGTTCAGGATGGACAGGCTGTAA
- the comp gene encoding cartilage oligomeric matrix protein, with the protein MLWFLLLSCVLHRGGHVAAGQRDGEIISQIKMTNIALAEIKELLKQQLKEVGFLKNAMMECEACGMGGLQPEPSCVPNPCHPGVECTVTPEGFQCGSCPDGTEGNGTHCTDVDECSVKPCHMGVRCINTSPGFRCGSCPAGYRGSQVQGVGLAYAVANKQVCQDIDECQNNSAGCVEDSVCMNTPGSFRCGPCKTGYVGDQQSGCKPERTCGNGLPNPCHPNGECIVHRDGTIECRCGVGWAGNGYLCGSDIDIDDFPDEKLNCPERNCNKDNCLKVPNSGQEDADSDGIGDACDDDADGDGIPNTQDNCVLVPNMDQRNVDEDDFGDACDNCPGVKNDDQRDTDVDKFGDECDEDIDGDGILNHLDNCKRVPNVDQKDRDGDKVGDACDSCPYVPNPDQSDADNDLIGDPCDTNKDSDGDGHQDSRDNCPAVINSSQLDTDKDGKGDECDDDDDDDGIPDLLPPGPDNCRLIPNPLQEDSNGDGVGNVCDKDFDNDTIVDTIDVCPENAAVTLTDFREYQTVVLDPEGDVQIDPNWVVLNQGREIVQTMNSDPGLAVGYTAFSGVDFEGTFHVNTVTDDDYAGFIFGYQDSSSFYVVMWKQVEQNYWQASPFRAVAQPGIQLKAVKSTTGPGEYLRNALWHTGDTGDQVKLLWKDARNIGWKDKTSYRWFLQHRPADGYIRVRFFEGPQLVVDTGVIIDATMRGGRLGVFCFSQENIIWANLRYRCNDTLPEDFDNYRAQQVQLVV; encoded by the exons ATGCTGTGGTTTCTGCTGCTGAGCTGCGTCCTGCACCGAGGAGGACACGTCGCAGCGGGACAGAGAG atGGAGAAATCATCAGTCAAATTAAAATGACCAACATTGCATTGGCTGAGATCAAAGAGCTCCTGAAACAACAG CTCAAAGAGGTCGGTTTCCTGAAGAATGCCATGATGGAGTGTGAAGCCTGCG ggatgggggggttgcAGCCTGAGCCCTCCTGTGTGCCTAATCCCTGCCACCCAGGGGTGGAGTGTACGGTGACCCCTGAGGGTTTCCAGTGCGGTTCCTGTCCTGACGGGACGGAGGGCAACGGTACGCACTGCACCGATGTGGATGAGTGTTCCGTGAAGCCCTGTCACATGGGCGTGCGCTGCATCAACACGTCCCCGGGTTTCCGTTGCGGCTCCTGTCCTGCGGGATACCGGGGGTCGCAGGTCCAGGGTGTGGGCCTAGCTTACGCCGTTGCCAACAAACAG GTGTGTCAGGATATTGACGAGTGCCAAAACAACAGTGCGGGATGTGTGGAGGACTCGGTCTGCATGAACACCCCT GGCTCGTTCAGGTGTGGCCCCTGTAAGACGGGCTATGTTGGGGATCAGCAGAGTGGCTGCAAGCCAGAGAGAACCTGTGGGAATGGCCTACCCAACCCCTGCCACCCCAACGGCGAATGCATCGTCCACCGAGATGGCACAATCGAGTGTCGG TGTGGGGTAGGATGGGCCGGCAACGGCTACCTGTGTGGGTCTGACATTGACATCGATGACTTCCCCGACGAGAAGCTGAACTGCCCTGAGAGGAACTGCAACAAG GATAATTGCCTCAAGGTGCCAAACTCGGGCCAAGAAGATGCCGACAGCGATGGAATTGGAGACGCCTGCGACGACGATGCAGATGGAGACGGGATCCCCAACACGCAG gacaacTGCGTGTTGGTGCCAAACATGGACCAACGGAACGTGGACGAGGACGACTTTGGGGACGCCTGCGACAACTGCCCCGGCGTAAAAAACGACGACCAGAGAGACACGGACGTAGACAAATTCGGCGACGAGTGCGATGAGGACATCGATGGTGACG GAATTCTCAATCACCTGGACAACTGCAAACGAGTCCCCAATGTTGACCAGAAGGATCGGGACGGAGACAAAGTGGGAGACGCATGTGACAGCTGTCCTTACGTTCCAAACCCTGATCAG AGTGACGCGGACAATGATCTGATTGGCGACCCCTGTGACACCAACAAGGACAG CGATGGCGACGGCCACCAGGACTCTCGGGACAACTGTCCGGCGGTCATCAACAGCTCCCAGCTGGACACCGACAAGGACGGAAAGGGGGACGAGTgtgatgacgacgacgatgatgacggTATCCCGGACCTGCTGCCCCCCGGCCCCGATAACTGCCGTTTGATCCCGAACCCTCTGCAGGAGGACTCCAACG GGGACGGCGTGGGGAACGTGTGTGACAAGGACTTCGACAATGACACCATCGTTGACACTATAGACGTGTGTCCTGAGAATGCCGCGGTCACGCTCACCGACTTCAGGGAGTACCAGACTGTTGTTCTGGATCCAGAGGGAGACGTGCAAATCGATCCCAACTGGGTGGTGCTGAACCAG GGAAGAGAGATCGTTCAGACCATGAACAGCGACCCAGGATTGGCTGTTG GTTACACTGCTTTCAGCGGCGTGGACTTTGAAGGGACGTTCCACGTGAACACGGTGACGGATGACGACTATGCCGGGTTCATCTTCGGCTACCAGGACAGTTCCAGCTTCTACGTGGTGATGTGGAAGCAGGTGGAGCAGAACTACTGGCAGGCAAGCCCGTTCCGAGCCGTGGCACAACCAGGCATCCAGCTAAAG GCGGTCAAATCAACGACGGGCCCTGGCGAGTACTTAAGAAACGCGCTGTGGCACACCGGCGATACGGGCGACCAGGTCAAGCTTCTGTGGAAGGACGCCCGCAACATCGGCTGGAAGGACAAAACCTCCTACCGCTGGTTCCTGCAACACCGGCCCGCCGACGGCTACATCAG AGTTCGGTTCTTCGAGGGCCCACAGCTGGTGGTGGACACCGGTGTCATCATAGATGCCACCATGAGAGGAGGCCGGCTCGGAGTCTTCTGTTTCTCGCAGGAGAACATCATCTGGGCGAACCTGCGCTACCGCTGCAACG ACACTCTGCCTGAGGACTTCGACAACTACAGAGCTCAGCAGGTCCAGCTGGTAGTCTGA